In Alicyclobacillus macrosporangiidus CPP55, a single window of DNA contains:
- a CDS encoding class I SAM-dependent methyltransferase, with product MKQFDYLSVNKARWNELVGIHSKSDAYRLKEFLGGNSTLHPVELLELGNIQGKRMLHLQCHFGLDSLSWARTGVKVVGVDFSDKAIELARKLNDEVGLDAEFICSDILSLPKVLTDEFDIVFTSYGVLCWIEDLKEWAKVIYCFLKPGGTSSPPCRLFSQRKKSWTFTTRSTLLLT from the coding sequence ATGAAACAGTTCGATTATCTGAGCGTGAATAAAGCAAGGTGGAACGAGTTAGTTGGCATTCACAGCAAGTCCGATGCTTATCGATTGAAGGAGTTCTTGGGAGGCAATTCGACGTTACACCCTGTAGAACTATTGGAACTCGGCAATATCCAGGGTAAGCGGATGCTACATCTACAATGTCATTTCGGGCTTGACTCTCTGTCATGGGCAAGAACTGGGGTGAAGGTGGTCGGAGTAGACTTTTCCGACAAAGCCATTGAACTTGCCAGGAAATTGAACGACGAAGTGGGACTGGATGCCGAATTCATTTGCTCCGACATCCTGTCCTTACCCAAAGTCTTAACAGACGAGTTCGACATCGTGTTCACCTCCTATGGCGTGCTGTGCTGGATCGAGGACCTTAAAGAATGGGCGAAAGTCATATACTGCTTTTTGAAGCCGGGGGGAACAAGTAGTCCGCCATGCCGATTGTTTTCCCAACGGAAGAAATCTTGGACCTTTACGACCAGGAGTACACTTCTCTTAACATAA